The DNA window GCCGAGGCCGTCCAGCGAGAACGCCTTCTCGACCACGGTCGCGCCGGCGATCAGGGCCGCGATGTTGACGCCCACGATCGTGGTCACCGGCAGCAGGGCGTTGCGCAGCACATGCCGCCGGACCACCAGGGAGCGGGGGAGTCCGCGCCCGGTCGCGATGGCGACATGCTCGGACTCCTTCTCCTCCATGATCGAGGTACGGGTGATCCGGGCGACCACCGCGCCCGAGGGGATGGCGAGCGCGATCGCGGGCAGGGTGAGGTGCCAGAGCCGGTCCGCAAGGCCCTCGCCGGACCCGAAGACGGGGAACCAGCCGAGCTGCACCGAGAACAGGTCCATGAGCAGAAGCGCGGCGAAGAAGGTGGGGACGGCGAAGCCCATGCTGGTGACGACCACCGAGGTCGTGTCGAGCAGGCCGCCGCGCAGCCCGGAGACCACGCCGACCAGCACGCCGAAGACGACGATCAGTACGGCGGCGTACAGGGTGAGCAGCAGTGTGGAGCCGACCCGCGGGGCGAGCAGGCTCGACACATCCTGCCGGAAGACCAGGGACTGGCCGAGGTCCCCGCGGACGACGCCGGTGATCCAGTCCCAGTAGCGGAGCGGGAACGGCTCGTCGA is part of the Peterkaempfera bronchialis genome and encodes:
- a CDS encoding ABC transporter permease; this translates as MLGFLFRRLLGLVATLIVASFLIFSALYLAPGRPETFLTQGRSISPEALASIRAQYHLDEPFPLRYWDWITGVVRGDLGQSLVFRQDVSSLLAPRVGSTLLLTLYAAVLIVVFGVLVGVVSGLRGGLLDTTSVVVTSMGFAVPTFFAALLLMDLFSVQLGWFPVFGSGEGLADRLWHLTLPAIALAIPSGAVVARITRTSIMEEKESEHVAIATGRGLPRSLVVRRHVLRNALLPVTTIVGVNIAALIAGATVVEKAFSLDGLGSALVDAVNQKDFAVVQAIALALVVSFGLVNLAVDVLYAWLDPRFQLGGKR